The Saccharothrix variisporea genome has a segment encoding these proteins:
- a CDS encoding cysteine desulfurase, with product MTTTAAPLDVATVRADFPILGRTVREGKRLVYLDSGATSQRPRQVLDAERAFLEIANAAVHRGAHQLAEEATDAYEGARAKIAAFVGVDFGEVVFTKNATEGVNLVAYAMGNAATSGPEAERFKLGPGDEIVVTEMEHHANLVPWQQLAERTGATLRWFGVTDEGRLDLSNVDDLITPRTKVVAFTHQSNVLGTVNPVKFLVDKATAVGALTVLDACQSVPHSKVDFHALGVDFAVFSGHKMLGPSGVGVLYGKRALLEALPPFLTGGSMIEMVQMARSTFAPPPQRFEAGSPMTSQAVALGAAVDYLSAIGMDRIAAHEHMLTEAALNGLKDIPGVRIVGPLDTEDRGGAVSFVVEGIHAHDAGQVLDSLGIEVRVGHHCAWPLHRRMDAAATVRASFYLYNTLDEVQALVDGVRETQKFFGVA from the coding sequence GTGACCACCACCGCTGCTCCGCTTGACGTCGCTACCGTGCGCGCGGACTTCCCGATCCTGGGCCGCACCGTGCGGGAAGGCAAGCGGCTGGTCTACCTGGACTCCGGCGCCACCTCGCAACGGCCGAGGCAGGTCCTCGACGCCGAGCGCGCCTTCCTGGAGATCGCCAACGCCGCCGTGCACCGCGGCGCGCACCAGTTGGCCGAGGAGGCCACCGACGCCTACGAGGGCGCGCGGGCGAAGATCGCCGCGTTCGTGGGTGTCGACTTCGGCGAGGTCGTGTTCACCAAGAACGCCACCGAGGGCGTGAACCTCGTGGCGTACGCGATGGGCAACGCGGCCACCAGCGGTCCCGAGGCCGAGCGGTTCAAGCTCGGTCCCGGCGACGAGATCGTGGTGACCGAGATGGAGCACCACGCGAACCTCGTGCCGTGGCAGCAGTTGGCCGAGCGCACCGGGGCCACGCTGCGCTGGTTCGGCGTCACCGACGAGGGTCGACTGGACCTGTCCAACGTGGACGACCTGATCACCCCGCGCACGAAGGTGGTGGCGTTCACCCACCAGTCCAACGTGCTCGGCACGGTCAACCCGGTGAAGTTCCTGGTGGACAAGGCGACCGCGGTCGGCGCTCTGACGGTCTTGGACGCGTGCCAGTCCGTGCCGCACAGCAAGGTGGACTTCCACGCCCTGGGCGTCGACTTCGCGGTGTTCTCCGGCCACAAGATGCTCGGCCCGTCCGGTGTCGGCGTCCTGTACGGCAAGCGCGCCCTGCTCGAAGCGCTGCCGCCGTTCCTCACCGGCGGCTCCATGATCGAGATGGTGCAGATGGCGCGCTCGACGTTCGCGCCGCCGCCGCAGCGGTTCGAGGCCGGTTCGCCGATGACGTCCCAGGCCGTGGCCCTGGGCGCGGCGGTGGACTACCTGTCCGCGATCGGCATGGACCGCATCGCCGCCCACGAGCACATGCTCACCGAGGCGGCGTTGAACGGCCTCAAGGACATCCCCGGCGTCCGCATCGTCGGTCCGCTCGACACCGAGGACCGCGGCGGCGCGGTGTCCTTCGTGGTCGAGGGCATCCACGCGCACGACGCCGGCCAGGTGCTGGACAGCCTCGGCATCGAGGTCCGCGTCGGCCACCACTGCGCGTGGCCGCTGCACCGGCGCATGGACGCCGCCGCCACCGTGCGCGCGAGCTTCTACCTGTACAACACGCTCGACGAGGTGCAGGCGCTCGTCGACGGCGTGCGCGAGACCCAGAAGTTCTTCGGGGTGGCGTGA
- the sufU gene encoding Fe-S cluster assembly sulfur transfer protein SufU, which translates to MQLQQMYQEIILDHYKNPHGRGLREPFDAESHQINPTCGDEVTLRVKLDGETVADVSYDGQGCSISQASTSVLTDLVVGKPIGEAFKKMDAFVELMQGRGQVEPDEDVLEDGIAFAGVAKYPARVKCALLGWMAFKDAVSRSEGAKA; encoded by the coding sequence ATGCAGCTGCAGCAGATGTACCAGGAGATCATCCTGGACCACTACAAGAACCCCCACGGCCGGGGCCTGCGCGAGCCGTTCGACGCGGAGTCCCACCAGATCAACCCGACGTGCGGCGACGAGGTCACGCTGCGCGTCAAGCTCGACGGCGAGACCGTCGCGGACGTCTCCTACGACGGCCAGGGCTGCTCGATCAGCCAGGCGTCCACGTCGGTGCTCACCGACCTGGTGGTCGGCAAGCCGATCGGCGAGGCGTTCAAGAAGATGGACGCCTTCGTGGAGCTCATGCAGGGCCGGGGCCAGGTCGAGCCGGACGAGGACGTCCTGGAGGACGGCATCGCGTTCGCCGGCGTGGCGAAGTACCCGGCGCGCGTGAAGTGCGCCCTGCTGGGCTGGATGGCTTTCAAGGACGCGGTGTCCCGCAGCGAAGGAGCAAAGGCATGA
- a CDS encoding metal-sulfur cluster assembly factor: MTTPEQDVVRGVEGMPEPPAPKADKANLDDVEEAMRDVVDPELGINVVDLGLVYDIRVDDDNVALIDMTLTSAACPLTDVIEDQTRGALCGGPGGGIVSDFRINWVWMPPWGPEKITDDGREQLRALGFTV; encoded by the coding sequence ATGACCACCCCCGAACAGGACGTGGTCCGCGGCGTCGAGGGCATGCCCGAACCGCCCGCGCCGAAGGCGGACAAGGCCAACCTGGACGACGTCGAGGAGGCCATGCGCGACGTCGTGGACCCCGAGCTCGGCATCAACGTGGTCGACCTGGGCCTGGTCTACGACATCCGCGTGGACGACGACAACGTGGCCCTGATCGACATGACGCTGACCTCGGCGGCCTGCCCCCTCACCGACGTGATCGAGGACCAGACCCGCGGCGCCCTGTGCGGCGGGCCGGGCGGCGGCATCGTCAGCGACTTCCGCATCAACTGGGTGTGGATGCCGCCGTGGGGCCCCGAGAAGATCACCGACGACGGTCGCGAGCAGCTGCGCGCCCTCGGCTTCACCGTCTGA
- a CDS encoding CBS domain-containing protein, translating to MTTAREIMNAGVQCIKEDQSLLDAARMMRDLNVGSLPICGRDDRLHGIITDRDIVVRCVAEGRSCEEMKAGELSGHLHWVDADDDISHVLRQMEEHQIRRMPVIEEHRLVGMVSEADIARHLTEDQIAEFVERVYAR from the coding sequence ATGACCACCGCACGGGAGATCATGAACGCCGGTGTCCAGTGCATCAAGGAGGACCAGAGCCTGCTCGACGCCGCGCGGATGATGCGCGACCTCAACGTCGGGTCCCTGCCGATCTGCGGGCGGGACGACCGGCTGCACGGCATCATCACCGACCGCGACATCGTGGTGCGGTGCGTGGCCGAGGGGCGGTCCTGCGAGGAGATGAAGGCCGGTGAGTTGTCCGGGCACCTGCACTGGGTGGACGCGGACGACGACATCTCGCACGTGCTGCGGCAGATGGAAGAGCACCAGATCCGGCGCATGCCGGTGATCGAGGAGCACCGGCTGGTCGGCATGGTGTCGGAGGCGGACATCGCCCGGCACCTGACCGAGGACCAGATCGCGGAGTTCGTGGAGCGCGTCTACGCCCGGTGA
- a CDS encoding carboxylate-amine ligase, producing MSEVEAVAPPRPGAGVSGALSIGVEEEFLLVDAVSGDLVPIAGAVLGDADGELDLQAEMTTFQVESATAVCRTMDEVREQLVLARRALGGLAREHGARIVATGTPVLGGVRPPPLTDRPRYRDIARQYGSLIDGLTICGCHVHIGIPDEDTGVLISNALRPWLPVLLAVSANSPFSEGRDSGYASWRYVSWSPWPSAGAPPWFASAEDYRRRMETLRMSGAALDPGMVYWDVRLSANHPTVELRVCDVAGTVEEAVLIAALVRAVAATALSGRPVPVVSDLGLRTALWRAARDGVGGAAVEPHTGRLVRAAERVRALVEWVRPALRASGDEDLVVDGVERLLTDGGGAARQRRAFARRGSLSDVVDLLVAQT from the coding sequence GTGAGCGAAGTCGAGGCCGTCGCACCACCGCGTCCGGGGGCCGGGGTTTCCGGGGCGCTGTCGATCGGGGTCGAGGAGGAGTTCCTGCTGGTCGACGCGGTGTCCGGGGATCTGGTGCCGATCGCCGGCGCGGTGCTCGGGGACGCCGACGGGGAGTTGGACCTCCAAGCCGAGATGACCACGTTCCAGGTGGAGAGCGCTACGGCCGTGTGCCGGACGATGGACGAGGTGCGCGAGCAGCTGGTGCTGGCGCGGCGGGCGCTGGGCGGGTTGGCGCGGGAGCACGGGGCGCGGATCGTGGCGACCGGGACGCCGGTGCTGGGCGGGGTGCGGCCACCGCCGTTGACCGACCGGCCCCGGTACCGGGACATCGCGCGGCAGTACGGGTCGTTGATCGACGGGTTGACCATCTGCGGGTGCCACGTGCACATCGGCATCCCGGACGAGGACACCGGCGTGCTCATCTCCAACGCGCTGCGGCCGTGGTTGCCGGTGCTGCTGGCGGTCAGCGCGAACTCGCCGTTCTCCGAGGGGCGGGACAGCGGGTACGCGAGCTGGCGGTACGTGTCGTGGAGCCCGTGGCCGTCCGCCGGGGCGCCGCCGTGGTTCGCCTCGGCGGAGGACTACCGCCGGCGGATGGAGACGCTGCGGATGTCGGGCGCGGCCCTGGACCCGGGGATGGTCTATTGGGACGTGCGGCTGTCGGCGAACCACCCGACCGTGGAGCTGCGGGTGTGCGACGTGGCCGGGACCGTGGAGGAGGCGGTGCTGATCGCGGCGCTGGTGCGGGCGGTCGCGGCGACCGCGTTGTCCGGGCGGCCGGTGCCGGTGGTGTCGGACCTGGGGTTGCGGACGGCGTTGTGGCGGGCGGCCCGGGACGGGGTGGGCGGTGCGGCGGTCGAGCCGCACACCGGGCGGTTGGTGCGGGCGGCGGAACGGGTGCGGGCGCTGGTGGAGTGGGTGCGGCCGGCGTTGCGGGCCAGCGGGGACGAAGACCTGGTGGTCGACGGGGTGGAGCGGCTGCTGACCGACGGTGGTGGGGCGGCTCGGCAGCGGCGGGCGTTCGCGCGGCGCGGTTCGCTCTCCGACGTGGTGGACCTGCTGGTGGCGCAGACCTGA
- a CDS encoding GGDEF domain-containing protein: protein MPALLDDVRFAFQPLFNLNTGGVVAVEALARPHDGSVQDLLRMAFRAGYLANTDVALACRAVRHAADHDFTLPLHVNLLAMTIADKPEHLAPLYAALRDTGRAPSNLVVEVGTPYTRAPRPRLVKGLERLRADGFRIGLDGVGEGDSPLSLLAEVRPDVVKLDREVVQAIADPARFALVQGLQHLCEATESLVVAEGVETEEQLAALRKLGVRLAQGNLLAEAQRRPKVNATISAVLSELNDPEAVAKTMTQPLRRKSGPKVTDFLHPATTLPESATSEEVRDVLATQPTVSGVVLVDDEGRPCWTVDRNRFLLAVTGPFGHALHAKREAARLADKPRVIGAESSALEMLDIVANTGRERTNDDLVVVDDEDKCLGVVRVADVVRGIAEMKVEQAAALNPLTRLPGSESIAREVDRRILAGDIFAVGWLDVDSFKRVNDSVGFAAGDDLIRALGRTLSEGAAAYPGVQVGHVGGDDFLVVAGLNEVVPYAAGVLDHPFEAEGHAVTLSLATLVCAAGTVGSYREVSRLLAPLKEHAKSLRGNSWVLGRPGSDHVDVLRGGPHLAAG from the coding sequence GTGCCCGCATTGCTGGATGACGTTCGGTTCGCCTTCCAGCCGCTGTTCAACCTCAACACCGGAGGGGTCGTCGCGGTCGAGGCACTGGCTCGCCCGCACGACGGCAGCGTGCAGGATCTGCTCCGCATGGCGTTCCGTGCGGGGTACCTGGCCAACACCGACGTGGCGTTGGCCTGTCGAGCGGTGCGTCACGCCGCCGACCACGACTTCACCCTGCCGCTGCACGTCAACCTGCTCGCGATGACGATCGCGGACAAGCCCGAGCACCTGGCCCCGCTGTACGCGGCGCTGCGGGACACCGGGCGCGCGCCGTCGAACCTGGTGGTCGAGGTCGGCACGCCCTACACCCGTGCGCCACGCCCCCGCCTGGTCAAGGGCTTGGAGCGGCTGCGCGCGGACGGGTTCCGGATCGGGCTCGACGGCGTGGGCGAGGGCGACTCGCCGCTGTCTCTGCTGGCCGAGGTGCGCCCCGACGTGGTGAAGCTGGACCGGGAGGTCGTGCAGGCCATCGCCGACCCGGCGCGCTTCGCGCTGGTCCAGGGCTTGCAGCACCTGTGCGAGGCGACGGAGTCGCTGGTGGTCGCCGAGGGTGTGGAGACCGAGGAGCAGCTGGCCGCGCTGCGCAAGCTGGGCGTGCGGCTGGCGCAGGGCAACCTGCTGGCCGAGGCGCAGCGCCGGCCCAAGGTCAACGCGACCATCTCGGCGGTGCTCAGCGAGCTCAACGACCCCGAGGCCGTGGCCAAGACGATGACCCAGCCGCTGCGGCGCAAGTCCGGCCCGAAGGTGACCGACTTCCTGCACCCGGCCACGACGCTGCCCGAGTCGGCGACGTCGGAGGAGGTGCGGGACGTGCTGGCCACCCAGCCGACGGTCAGCGGCGTGGTGCTGGTGGACGACGAGGGCCGGCCGTGCTGGACGGTGGACCGCAACCGGTTCCTGCTCGCGGTCACCGGGCCGTTCGGGCACGCCCTGCACGCCAAGCGCGAGGCGGCGCGGCTGGCGGACAAGCCGCGGGTGATCGGTGCGGAGTCCTCGGCGCTGGAGATGCTGGACATCGTCGCCAACACCGGCCGGGAGCGCACCAACGACGACCTGGTGGTCGTGGACGACGAGGACAAGTGCCTCGGTGTGGTGCGCGTGGCCGACGTGGTGCGCGGCATCGCCGAGATGAAGGTGGAGCAGGCGGCGGCGCTCAACCCGCTCACGCGACTGCCCGGCAGCGAGTCGATCGCGCGCGAGGTGGACCGGCGCATCCTGGCCGGTGACATCTTCGCCGTGGGCTGGCTGGACGTGGACTCGTTCAAGCGGGTGAACGACAGCGTGGGGTTCGCGGCCGGCGACGACCTGATCCGGGCGTTGGGCCGGACGCTGTCCGAGGGCGCGGCGGCCTACCCCGGTGTGCAGGTGGGGCACGTCGGCGGGGACGACTTCCTGGTGGTGGCCGGGCTGAACGAGGTCGTGCCGTACGCGGCCGGCGTGCTGGACCACCCGTTCGAGGCCGAGGGGCACGCGGTGACGCTGTCGCTGGCGACGCTGGTGTGCGCGGCCGGGACGGTCGGGTCCTACCGCGAGGTGTCGCGGCTGCTGGCGCCGTTGAAGGAGCACGCGAAGTCGTTGCGGGGCAACAGTTGGGTGCTCGGCCGGCCGGGCAGCGACCACGTGGACGTGCTGCGCGGTGGGCCGCACCTCGCCGCCGGCTAG
- a CDS encoding lycopene cyclase family protein encodes MDVLVVGGGPAGRALARACAAIGLETTVVDPRPDRPWRATYAAWSDELPEGAPVAVETSRTRVWAVREHRLGRGYAVLDNEGLRALPPDVRVVRGTVVAKTSTAVRLADGRVLRARRVVDASGTGTGTRAGSSTSGGGRAAQHAVGVVVPRDGWLDGDEAVVMDWRKPPDAGMPDPSFLYVVPVSASEVLVEETSLARRPGLPLGELRRRLHARLDKRGVSVPREEERVRIVLDAPRRENAFGAAGGLLHPATGYSVAAALRLAPAVARAVADGDPVDRVVWSPGTRTVHALRRFGLEALLRMRPDEVPEFFDHFFQMPENQQRNYLGDRSDLRGTVHAMSGLFRAAPWRLRARLAFALQPAKAERTPG; translated from the coding sequence ATGGACGTGCTGGTGGTGGGGGGCGGTCCGGCCGGGCGGGCGTTGGCGCGGGCGTGTGCGGCGATCGGGTTGGAGACGACTGTGGTAGACCCGCGCCCGGACCGCCCTTGGCGCGCGACCTACGCAGCCTGGTCGGACGAGTTGCCCGAGGGTGCACCAGTCGCGGTGGAGACGTCGCGGACGCGGGTGTGGGCGGTGCGCGAACACCGGCTCGGGCGCGGATATGCGGTGTTGGACAACGAGGGCCTGCGGGCGCTGCCCCCGGACGTGCGGGTCGTCAGGGGCACGGTCGTCGCGAAGACCTCCACGGCGGTGCGGCTGGCGGACGGCCGGGTGCTGAGGGCGCGGCGGGTGGTCGATGCGTCGGGCACGGGCACCGGTACTCGCGCAGGCAGCAGCACAAGTGGCGGCGGGCGGGCGGCGCAGCACGCCGTGGGTGTGGTGGTGCCGCGGGACGGGTGGCTGGACGGGGACGAGGCGGTGGTGATGGATTGGCGCAAGCCGCCGGACGCCGGGATGCCCGACCCGTCCTTCCTCTACGTGGTGCCGGTGTCCGCCAGCGAGGTGTTGGTCGAGGAGACGTCGTTGGCGCGGCGGCCCGGGTTGCCGCTGGGCGAACTGCGCCGGCGGTTGCACGCGCGGCTGGACAAGCGCGGGGTGTCCGTCCCGCGCGAGGAAGAGCGGGTGCGGATCGTGTTGGACGCCCCGCGCCGGGAGAACGCGTTCGGTGCGGCGGGCGGGTTGCTGCACCCGGCCACCGGGTACAGCGTGGCGGCGGCGTTGCGGCTCGCGCCGGCGGTCGCGCGGGCGGTGGCGGACGGCGATCCGGTGGACCGGGTGGTCTGGTCGCCCGGAACGCGAACTGTTCACGCATTGCGCAGGTTCGGTCTCGAAGCGTTGCTGCGCATGCGGCCCGACGAGGTTCCGGAATTCTTCGACCACTTTTTCCAAATGCCGGAGAATCAGCAACGAAACTACCTCGGCGACCGCTCCGACCTGCGCGGGACCGTCCACGCGATGTCCGGTTTGTTCCGCGCCGCGCCCTGGCGGTTGCGCGCCCGCCTGGCATTTGCTTTGCAACCGGCCAAAGCTGAGCGAACTCCTGGTTAA